The sequence CGGGCGGCGGCGGTGCTTGTCCGACACCCACTTGCCGACGGTGCGCCGGATGATCTGGGACAGCCGGTGTGCGTCGACGCCGTCGTCGGCCAGCGCCCGCTTGAGGTTGTCCTCGACCAGCGCCAGCACCTCGTCGAAGGCCGACGGGTCGTCGGAGAAGCCCTTGGTGGACAGGTGGACCGGCCGCACGATCGTCCTGGTGGACGGCTCGATCACCACGGTCAGCGACACGAAGCCCTCGTCGCCGAGGATGCGGCGGGCCTGCAGCGACTCCTCGCCGACGTCGCCGACGTTGAGCCCGTCGACGTAGACGTCACCGATCGGCACCGACCCGACGATCGAGGCCTTGCCGTCGACGAGGTCCACGACCACGCCGTCCTCGGCCAGGAGGATGCGGTCGGTGCTCATGCCCGTCTCCTGGGCGAGCTTGGCGTGCGCCCGCAGGTGCCGCCACTCGCCGTGCACCGGCATCAGGTAGTGCGGCTTGGCGACGTTGAGCAGCGTGCGCAGCTCGCCGGCCGGGGCGTGCCCGGAGACGTGCACGCGGGCGGTCTCCTTGTGCACGACCGTGGCGCCGAGCCGCGCCAGGCCGTTGATGACCTTGTAGACGGCGGTCTCGTTGCCCGGCACCAGCGAGGAGGCGAGGACGACGGTGTCACCGGCCTCGATGGTCACCTGGTGGTGGTCGCCGCGGGCCATGCGACCCAGCGCGGAGAGCGGCTCGCCCTGCGAGCCGGTGCTGACCAGGACGACCTGCTCGGGCGGCATCTTCGCCGCGTCGTCCAGGGAGACCATGAGGCCGGGTGCCACCCGCAGCAGTCCCAGGTCGCGGGCCACGCCCATGTTGCGGACCATCGAGCGGCCCACCAGCGCCACCTTGCGGCCGTGCTTGTCCGCGCAGTCGAGCACCTGCTGGATCCGGTGCACGTGGCTGGCGAAGCTGGAGACGATCAGCCGCTGCGAGGCGCGGGCGAAGACGTCGTCGAGCACCGGACCGATGCTGCGCTCGGGCGTGACGAAGCCGGGCACCTCGGCGTTGGTGGAGTCGGCCAGCAGCAGGTCGATGCCCTCGACGCCCAGCCGGGCGAACGCCCCCAGATCGGTGAGCACACCGTCCAGGGGCAGCTGGTCCATCTTGAAGTCGCCGGTGTGCACCAGCAGGCCCGCCGGGGTGTTCACGGCGACGGCGAGCGCGTCGGGGATCGAGTGGTTCACCGAGATGAACTCGCAGTGGAACGGCCCCGCCAGGTGGTCGTCGCCGGCGGCGACCTCGACCAGGGTCGCGTCCAGCCGGTGCTCGCGGAGCTTGGCCGCGACCAGCGCGAGGGTGAACCGCGAGCCGACCAGCGGGATGTCCTCGCGCAGCCGCAGCAGGTAGGGGATGGCCCCGATGTGGTCCTCGTGCCCGTGGGTGAGGACGACGGCGACGATGTCGTCGAGCCGGTGCTCGATGACGCCGAAATCGGGCAGGATGAGATCGACCCCCGGCTGCTCGGCCTCCGGGAAGAGGACGCCGCAGTCGATGACCAGCAGCTTTCCGTCGAACTCGAGCACGGCCATGTTGCGGCCGATCTCGCCGAGCCCGCCGAGGGCCATCACGCGCAGCCCGCCCTCGGGCAGCGCCGGGGGGGCCTTGAGATCGAGGTGCGGTTGGGTGACCTGACCACTCACAGGGTTACGCCTCCAGCGGCGAGGTCGTCGCGCAGCTGCGCGAACTGTTCGGGGGTGGCGTCGACCAGCGGTGGCCGGACCGGTCCGGCCGGCAGGCCGAGCGCGTTGAGCGCGGCCTTCACCGTGATGACGCCCTGGGTGCGGAAGATACCGGTGTAGACCGGCAGCAGGCTGTCGTTGATCTCGCGGGCCTTCACCAGGTCCCCGCCCTCGACAGCGGCGATCAGCTCGACCAGGCGGGGGCCGACGACGTGGCTGACGACGCTCACCATGCCGACGCCGCCCAGCGCGAGGATCGGCAGGTTCAGCATGTCCTCGCCGCTGTAGTAGGCGAGGTCGGTACGGGCCATCGTCCAGGCCATGGCGCCGAGGTCGGCCTTGGCGTCCTTCACCGCGACGATCCGCGGGTGCTCCGCCGCGCGCACCAGGGTCTCCACCTCGATGGGCGTGCCGGTGCGCACCGGGATGTCGTAGAGCATCACCGGGAGGTCGGTGCTGTCGGCCACCGAGGTGAAGTGGCGGAGCACGCCCGCCTGCGGAGGCCGGCTGTAGTACGGCGTCACGACCAGGAGGCCGTGGACGCCGAGCTCGGCCGCCGCCCGGGCCTTGTCGATCGAGTGGGCGGTGTCGTAGGTCCCGACGCCGGCGACGACCGTGGCGCGGTCGCCGACGGCGTCCAG is a genomic window of Blastococcus sp. HT6-30 containing:
- a CDS encoding ribonuclease J codes for the protein MSGQVTQPHLDLKAPPALPEGGLRVMALGGLGEIGRNMAVLEFDGKLLVIDCGVLFPEAEQPGVDLILPDFGVIEHRLDDIVAVVLTHGHEDHIGAIPYLLRLREDIPLVGSRFTLALVAAKLREHRLDATLVEVAAGDDHLAGPFHCEFISVNHSIPDALAVAVNTPAGLLVHTGDFKMDQLPLDGVLTDLGAFARLGVEGIDLLLADSTNAEVPGFVTPERSIGPVLDDVFARASQRLIVSSFASHVHRIQQVLDCADKHGRKVALVGRSMVRNMGVARDLGLLRVAPGLMVSLDDAAKMPPEQVVLVSTGSQGEPLSALGRMARGDHHQVTIEAGDTVVLASSLVPGNETAVYKVINGLARLGATVVHKETARVHVSGHAPAGELRTLLNVAKPHYLMPVHGEWRHLRAHAKLAQETGMSTDRILLAEDGVVVDLVDGKASIVGSVPIGDVYVDGLNVGDVGEESLQARRILGDEGFVSLTVVIEPSTRTIVRPVHLSTKGFSDDPSAFDEVLALVEDNLKRALADDGVDAHRLSQIIRRTVGKWVSDKHRRRPMIIPTVLEV
- the dapA gene encoding 4-hydroxy-tetrahydrodipicolinate synthase, which encodes MTTDPARPFGRLLTAMVTPLAEDGSIDLAGAQELAAHLVDRGGNDGLVVFGTTGESPTISDAEQRAVLEVVLDAVGDRATVVAGVGTYDTAHSIDKARAAAELGVHGLLVVTPYYSRPPQAGVLRHFTSVADSTDLPVMLYDIPVRTGTPIEVETLVRAAEHPRIVAVKDAKADLGAMAWTMARTDLAYYSGEDMLNLPILALGGVGMVSVVSHVVGPRLVELIAAVEGGDLVKAREINDSLLPVYTGIFRTQGVITVKAALNALGLPAGPVRPPLVDATPEQFAQLRDDLAAGGVTL